From the genome of Lotus japonicus ecotype B-129 chromosome 6, LjGifu_v1.2, one region includes:
- the LOC130724406 gene encoding acid phosphatase 1-like, which yields MGKALCCCLLITCLMIPLAVADWNILKLQTKDGLKISLKNYCESWRMNVELHNIRDFEVVPEECIEYIGKYVKSTQYRVDSQRATDEGLVYLSTRCNLNKDGRDAWNFDIDDTLLSIVPYYKKNLYGGKKLNVTSLEEWMSKGKAPALDHSLKLFNELKSRGVQIILVTARKEYLRSATIDNLVKVGYYGWARIIFRDPANELVSVKKYKSDVRKQLMNDGYRIWGIVGDQYSSFEGIPSAGRAFKLPNPIYYVA from the exons ATGGGGAAAGCACTTTGCTGCTGCTTGCTTATCACATGCCTAATGATTCCTTTAGCTGTTGCAGATTGGAACATTTTGAAGCTGCAAACTAAAGATGGATTGAAGATCAGCTTGAAGAACTATTGTGAAAGTTGGAGAATGAATGTGGAGCTGCACAACATTAGAGACTTTGAAGTTGTGCCTGAAGAATGCATTGAATACATTGGGAAATATGTCAAGTCCACACAATACAGAGTGGACTCACAGAGAGCAACTGATGAAGGCTTGGTTTACCTTAGCACCAGATGCAACTTGAACAAAGATGGAAGAGATGCTTGGAATTTTGACATTGATGACACTCTGCTTTCAATAGTTCCTTACTACAAGAAAAATTTATATGG TGGAAAGAAATTGAATGTGACATCTTTGGAAGAATGGATGAGCAAAGGTAAAGCACCTGCTCTTGATCACTCATTGAAGCTCTTCAATGAACTTAAGTCCAGAGGTGTTCAGATTATTTTGGTTACTGCAAGGAAGGAGTATCTTAGATCAGCCACAATTGACAACCTAGTTAAGGTTGGTTATTATGGGTGGGCTAGAATTATCTTCAG AGATCCAGCTAATGAATTGGTATCAGTGAAGAAGTACAAGTCTGATGTGAGAAAACAATTAATGAATGATGGTTACCGCATTTGGGGCATTGTTGGGGACCAATACAGCAGTTTTGAGGGGATTCCTAGTGCGGGAAGGGCATTTAAACTCCCAAATCCAATCTACTATGTTGCCTAA